The genomic segment ACCTCATCAGGCTGGTGGCCTGCGAGAGCATAGGAACGAATGGCTGTGCGTATTCGTCCCATCACCGCGGCTGCGGCCAAGCCATGACCGGCGACATCGCCGGTCACCACCCAGAGGTCCCCGGAGGGCACGGTGAACACGTCATACCAGTCGCCGCCGACGCCCAACCGCTCGGCCGGGACATAGCGAGCAGCCAACTCGAGACCGTCTACGGCTGGAAGGGCCGATGGCAGCAGGCTGCGCTGTAGGACGTCCGCCGCCGCCCGTTCCACCTGGGCCTGGCGAGATTGGATGGCCCCCGCCACTCGCTCGGCCACGATCTCGAGCACCTCGGAGTCCTGTCTTGTGAAGTCCTGTCCGTCGAGCCTGCCGACGTGGAGCACACCAAGGACCTGTCCGCCGCTCAGCAGTGGGACCCCCAGCATTGCGTGAATGCCCTTTCCCCAAAGGATCGGGTTCGAGACCGTGGTGTGGTCGACGCGGTCCAGTGCGACCGGCCGCTTCTCGGCGGCGATCCGTCCCGCAAAGCCCTTTCGCAACGGGACCCGGACGCCCTGGCGGACCTCTTCCTCGATGCCGCGTGCTGCACGAGCTTCCAGCTCCTCGGAGCCCTCGTCGAGCAGAAGGATGGCCGCCGTGTCGGCGACGAGGATGTCACGCACCCGGTCGAGGAGCTCGACCAGTAGGTCGTCGACCTCCAGCTGCCCGAGCGTCACGTCCGTGATGCTTCGTATGTC from the Acidimicrobiales bacterium genome contains:
- a CDS encoding GAF domain-containing SpoIIE family protein phosphatase, which gives rise to MSEIQYDAATDRLRDIRSITDVTLGQLEVDDLLVELLDRVRDILVADTAAILLLDEGSEELEARAARGIEEEVRQGVRVPLRKGFAGRIAAEKRPVALDRVDHTTVSNPILWGKGIHAMLGVPLLSGGQVLGVLHVGRLDGQDFTRQDSEVLEIVAERVAGAIQSRQAQVERAAADVLQRSLLPSALPAVDGLELAARYVPAERLGVGGDWYDVFTVPSGDLWVVTGDVAGHGLAAAAVMGRIRTAIRSYALAGHQPDEVLALADRNLAHFDPDKMATVVCAASEPPFHEVRLSRAGHLPPVLARPAGPAALVELEAGLPLGVDPETSRRSTTIRLSPGTMLFFYTDGLVERRDDSLDVRLKQLCAAVSAHEPLAVCHRVMGLLVGAHEADDDIAVLAMRRSTGPES